A single window of Rubripirellula lacrimiformis DNA harbors:
- a CDS encoding DUF1552 domain-containing protein, producing MFSRRRMLQGIAASTGAAFGVPIAAERAVASPAADGAAKRIIFFMQNQGFDPKTCIPEGMKNSGSLAKVKLPEPISALEPYKERLHIINGLHGIHTSPSHSAFFGALGGYRGSDGVPPSASTIDYELSKVLPQTLLPHLCIGMDSIENMKAKPTIATLSASGAGQPIFMHSNPNHLYQMLYGGISSGNIRQQHEARSGVFSQVEKLAAMKGQSLPESDQQRYGQYVQGFKDVNGLRTRLDTVSDHLRKFAPAVDERYTKPKFETDWHDVLLDLGISALTSGITNTLTIGSGRGEIFGAWKGLGVDQQGHNLGHMDQPDNPIWIKIRQYNSRMLVRIMETLESVPEGNGSMMDNTLIVYTSNNADKQHTNGANWPVMLLGNLDGAFQSGCFTQLDGKRPINALYTSLLRAAGQNVDRFNMDEKMAKKFDDSTGPLKEVLA from the coding sequence ATGTTCAGCCGCAGAAGAATGTTGCAAGGAATCGCAGCCAGCACCGGTGCCGCGTTCGGCGTCCCCATTGCTGCCGAACGCGCCGTTGCGTCACCGGCCGCGGACGGCGCTGCGAAACGGATCATCTTCTTCATGCAGAACCAGGGCTTCGATCCGAAGACCTGTATCCCCGAAGGAATGAAAAACAGCGGTTCGCTTGCCAAGGTAAAACTGCCTGAACCGATCAGCGCACTGGAACCTTACAAAGAACGACTGCACATCATCAACGGATTGCACGGCATCCACACCAGCCCGTCACACAGTGCTTTCTTTGGTGCTCTTGGTGGCTATCGCGGCAGCGATGGTGTGCCGCCCAGTGCATCGACGATTGATTATGAACTGAGCAAGGTTCTGCCGCAGACGCTTCTGCCGCATCTTTGCATTGGCATGGATTCGATCGAAAACATGAAAGCCAAGCCGACGATCGCAACGTTGTCGGCCAGCGGTGCCGGTCAACCGATCTTCATGCATTCGAACCCCAACCACCTGTACCAGATGCTGTACGGTGGCATTTCGTCTGGCAACATTCGTCAGCAACACGAAGCCCGATCCGGTGTGTTCAGTCAGGTCGAAAAATTGGCCGCAATGAAGGGACAGTCACTGCCGGAATCGGACCAACAGCGTTACGGCCAATACGTCCAGGGATTCAAGGACGTCAACGGGCTGCGCACCCGACTGGACACCGTTTCCGATCACTTGCGTAAATTCGCGCCGGCCGTCGACGAGCGATACACCAAGCCGAAGTTTGAAACCGATTGGCACGACGTGCTGCTGGACCTTGGGATTTCAGCGTTGACCTCGGGGATCACCAATACGCTGACCATCGGCTCTGGCCGCGGCGAAATTTTTGGTGCCTGGAAGGGACTGGGCGTCGACCAACAAGGACACAACCTTGGCCACATGGATCAGCCCGACAATCCGATTTGGATCAAGATCCGCCAATACAACAGCCGCATGCTGGTCCGGATCATGGAAACGCTGGAAAGCGTTCCGGAAGGGAATGGTTCCATGATGGACAATACGCTGATCGTTTACACCAGCAACAATGCGGACAAACAGCACACCAACGGCGCCAACTGGCCCGTCATGTTGTTGGGCAATTTGGACGGCGCCTTCCAGTCAGGTTGCTTCACACAACTGGATGGCAAGCGCCCGATCAACGCGTTGTACACATCGCTGCTGCGGGCCGCCGGGCAGAACGTCGATCGATTCAACATGGACGAAAAGATGGCCAAGAAGTTTGACGACAGCACCGGCCCGCTGAAGGAAGTGTTGGCATGA
- a CDS encoding pectate lyase family protein has protein sequence MILKTIFMTMTLMGFAAVGSACFAASPLAFPSAEGYGKHTVGGRGGKVFEVTNLNDSGEGSLRDAVEAKGPRTVVFRVSGTIDLNSDLRIRNSHITIAGQTAPGDGICIKRYPLMISADEVIIRYIRVRFGDESGKDADAISARYVKNLILDHVSASWSVDETMSIYHCENMTVQWCLISESMFNSNHSKSQHGFGGIWGSNHSTYHHNLIANHSSRNPRFASGCGNTDYRNNVLYNWGYRSCYGGEAVQKGSDKFTFSNINMVANYYKPGPATDPARKAEIADPSSRGPDDKGSWYVAGNFVEGSPSVSDDNWTGVRGGNFVKLDQPWDAMPIHQQTPADAFQSVLATAGANLPRRDSIDTRIVEETRTGTATYEGIYDTVKKVADPSKVTGIIDSQNDVGGWPELKSSVAVQDADHDGMPDQWETANGLDPNDAADGNKIASDGYTMLEKFLNSIQ, from the coding sequence ATGATTCTAAAAACCATTTTCATGACCATGACGCTGATGGGTTTCGCGGCGGTAGGTTCCGCTTGCTTTGCGGCGAGCCCTTTGGCATTCCCGAGTGCCGAAGGATACGGCAAGCACACGGTAGGGGGACGCGGTGGAAAGGTATTCGAAGTCACCAACCTGAATGACTCTGGCGAAGGCAGCCTGCGCGACGCCGTCGAAGCCAAGGGTCCACGGACGGTTGTGTTCCGAGTCTCCGGCACGATCGATTTGAACAGCGACCTGCGGATCCGAAACTCTCACATCACGATCGCCGGGCAAACGGCACCGGGCGATGGCATCTGCATCAAACGTTATCCGTTGATGATCAGCGCTGATGAAGTGATCATTCGATACATCCGAGTGCGATTCGGTGACGAGTCCGGGAAAGACGCCGATGCCATCTCGGCTAGGTACGTCAAGAATCTGATTCTGGACCATGTCTCGGCAAGCTGGAGCGTCGACGAAACGATGTCGATCTACCACTGTGAAAACATGACGGTGCAATGGTGCTTGATTTCCGAGAGCATGTTCAATTCGAACCACAGCAAGAGCCAGCATGGATTCGGCGGCATCTGGGGATCCAACCACAGCACCTACCACCACAACCTGATCGCCAATCACTCCAGCCGTAATCCGCGTTTCGCATCCGGCTGTGGCAACACCGATTACCGCAACAATGTTCTGTACAACTGGGGGTATCGCAGTTGTTACGGCGGGGAAGCCGTCCAGAAGGGCAGCGACAAGTTCACTTTTTCGAACATCAATATGGTGGCCAACTATTACAAGCCTGGGCCCGCAACGGATCCAGCGCGTAAGGCCGAAATAGCCGATCCATCATCGCGCGGACCAGACGACAAAGGCAGCTGGTACGTTGCCGGAAACTTCGTCGAAGGCAGCCCTTCGGTATCCGACGACAATTGGACGGGAGTTCGCGGCGGGAACTTCGTTAAGCTTGACCAACCGTGGGACGCGATGCCGATCCATCAGCAGACGCCGGCCGACGCGTTTCAGTCCGTCCTGGCCACTGCCGGCGCGAACCTGCCGCGGCGTGATTCAATCGACACACGAATTGTCGAGGAAACACGCACGGGGACAGCAACCTACGAGGGCATTTACGACACGGTGAAAAAAGTGGCCGACCCATCGAAGGTCACGGGCATCATCGATTCGCAAAATGATGTTGGTGGCTGGCCAGAATTGAAAAGCTCCGTCGCGGTGCAAGATGCCGATCACGACGGCATGCCCGACCAGTGGGAAACGGCCAACGGACTGGACCCCAACGATGCCGCCGACGGAAACAAAATCGCCAGCGACGGATACACGATGCTAGAGAAATTTCTGAACAGCATCCAATAG
- a CDS encoding type 1 glutamine amidotransferase domain-containing protein yields the protein MKRTLLIALSTVTIFSLFQLTASSQAESPATKPHAARVDVQPALFVLTSHSKMGDLDRKTGYYVPEAAHPWKVLTDAGIAVEFASVKGGEPPADALKLEDPVVNLFWTNPQVRKQLASTKPIAQVNPADYSAIFVVGGHGAMWDLPGNEALQGILAKQYDSGGVVAAVCHGPAALVNVKLSNGRYLVDGKTVAAFTDDEERAVGLADTVPFLLSSSLSQRGATMQKSANFQSSVVADGRLITGQNPASAEGVGKRIAEAVLQGR from the coding sequence ATGAAACGCACCCTTTTGATTGCACTTTCCACGGTAACGATTTTTTCGTTGTTTCAATTGACTGCTTCGTCTCAAGCGGAGTCTCCGGCGACGAAGCCCCATGCAGCCCGCGTCGATGTTCAGCCCGCCCTGTTCGTATTGACGAGTCATTCCAAGATGGGCGACCTGGATCGCAAGACCGGCTATTACGTTCCCGAGGCTGCTCATCCTTGGAAAGTGTTGACCGATGCGGGCATCGCTGTCGAATTCGCCAGCGTCAAAGGCGGCGAACCTCCGGCAGATGCATTGAAGTTAGAAGATCCAGTGGTCAATCTGTTTTGGACCAACCCGCAAGTTCGCAAGCAACTCGCATCGACCAAGCCGATTGCGCAAGTGAATCCAGCGGACTACTCGGCAATCTTTGTCGTCGGCGGCCACGGTGCGATGTGGGACTTGCCTGGTAACGAAGCGTTGCAAGGGATCCTCGCGAAGCAATATGATTCCGGTGGTGTGGTTGCAGCCGTATGTCACGGTCCCGCAGCGCTGGTGAATGTCAAACTTTCCAACGGTCGGTATCTGGTCGATGGAAAAACGGTAGCGGCGTTTACCGACGACGAAGAACGCGCGGTGGGGCTTGCCGACACGGTTCCTTTCCTGCTGTCGAGCTCGCTGAGTCAACGTGGTGCGACGATGCAAAAATCAGCCAACTTTCAATCGAGCGTCGTAGCGGATGGTCGGCTCATCACTGGTCAAAATCCGGCTTCGGCTGAAGGAGTTGGCAAACGAATCGCCGAGGCGGTCTTGCAGGGACGCTAG
- a CDS encoding helix-turn-helix domain-containing protein, with translation MALSKIDVSLMGDLFDHAPDVAFFVKDVDGCYVAVNHSLVKRHGFNDKADVIGKRPDDICFGDFGRLPCEQDDRVLRTGRPLLEQLEMQWYRPNDPVWCMTTKLPIRDATNRVTGLVGFSRDVRVPVQRDEIPRKFAEALNEFELGLFETVTPAWLAERSEMTSQQLTRLTKRVLGLTPSQLITKTRVATASRLLRETDKSVATIALDCGFYDHSAFTRAFRTATGVTPIQFRKQ, from the coding sequence ATGGCGTTATCCAAGATCGACGTATCGCTGATGGGCGATCTGTTCGACCACGCCCCCGATGTCGCGTTCTTTGTAAAAGACGTCGATGGTTGCTACGTCGCAGTGAATCACTCGCTGGTCAAGCGTCACGGATTCAACGACAAGGCCGACGTGATCGGCAAGCGTCCCGATGACATTTGTTTCGGCGACTTCGGCCGGTTGCCCTGCGAACAAGACGATCGCGTCCTGCGAACCGGCCGACCATTGCTGGAACAATTGGAAATGCAGTGGTACCGTCCGAACGATCCCGTGTGGTGCATGACCACCAAGCTGCCGATTCGCGATGCGACCAATCGGGTGACCGGCTTGGTAGGGTTTTCCCGAGATGTTCGGGTGCCAGTTCAGCGAGACGAAATTCCACGGAAGTTCGCCGAAGCACTCAATGAGTTCGAACTGGGCCTGTTCGAAACGGTTACGCCCGCTTGGTTGGCGGAACGCAGCGAGATGACGTCTCAGCAACTGACGCGGTTGACCAAACGCGTGCTAGGACTGACGCCCAGCCAATTGATCACCAAGACGCGTGTCGCAACAGCGTCCCGGTTGCTACGAGAAACGGACAAATCTGTGGCGACGATTGCCCTGGATTGTGGATTCTATGATCACAGCGCGTTCACCCGCGCGTTCCGCACCGCCACCGGCGTCACGCCCATCCAATTCCGCAAGCAATAG
- a CDS encoding DUF1588 domain-containing protein: MVQCLGLLPTAHAETYTPGQAFPQDFDRFAESFLTDYCIDCHGETDPEGDLSLEGLGAVDEINASTWRSVWAQVTIQQMPPPDMTQPEVVHRLQFSDGIVSELSRVMRDKGGFHAHLDPDKGNFVDHELIFGSLPDGIQLEPTSSPARIWRVTPQEHITRLNELINTEPDFDPEKPGLRTHGDVVPTNHGGELKLYFGTDRIIQWQGGTVAYATSVKSVPAVLSSARNHGLENYPDFYTVNSAEATQIMGVASDILRYMAEGPLSIAQPYQITDDPKSIADKMKGDLRGLPTSLVYSTEVVRPLTPVYDLMSQDGVTDQGLRNAVDYLFEALTFRPPEPNESDAYVEIVKQSIEKIGKRDGVVLGLSSIFLDRDALFRPELANEGTPDSYGRVMLQDWELGMAVNHALRYIRPDEQLRSAVTQGRMRTRADVKREVERILADDSIRKPRILRFFRDYFDYDLAGYICKDLKALAETGASNRGQAHYNAMFDAAASTDRLIELILQQDQDVLKQLLTTDKVVATPTDRVYFGSKRTPEEIAASVAAEKKVLAAAAKKAAAELEAWKLANPGKEPPETKKKRSTVNHNVDQAHLAGPEIFARVSRRSFGRGSMKPERMLTTAPEGQRMGILTHPSWLVSHSDAMDNHAIRRGRWIHERLLGGGIPDVPITVDAMLPDEPKSTLRERMRVTREDYCWTCHQKMDPLGLPFEMYNHAGLYREIEQGKPVDTSGEIIDSGDPALDGKVTNAIDLIQRLAQSERVEQVFVRHAFRFWMGRNETLNDAPVLQEAHRAYRDSGGSMNALLVSLLTSDAFLYRTPSRPVVAEASSDD, encoded by the coding sequence ATGGTTCAGTGTTTGGGGCTGCTGCCCACCGCACATGCCGAAACCTACACGCCGGGGCAAGCGTTCCCACAGGACTTCGATCGTTTTGCGGAATCGTTCCTGACCGACTACTGCATCGATTGCCATGGCGAAACGGACCCCGAAGGCGATCTTTCGCTGGAAGGTCTGGGCGCGGTCGACGAGATCAACGCTAGTACCTGGCGCAGCGTCTGGGCGCAGGTCACGATCCAACAGATGCCGCCTCCCGATATGACGCAGCCCGAGGTCGTGCACCGTCTGCAGTTTTCCGATGGGATTGTCAGTGAGCTGTCGCGGGTCATGCGCGACAAGGGTGGCTTCCATGCGCACCTGGATCCCGACAAAGGCAACTTCGTCGATCACGAATTGATCTTCGGTTCGCTACCCGATGGCATCCAACTAGAACCGACATCGTCACCTGCACGCATTTGGCGGGTGACCCCACAAGAACACATCACCCGGCTGAACGAGCTGATCAACACAGAGCCCGATTTTGATCCAGAAAAACCGGGCCTGCGCACTCACGGGGACGTCGTCCCCACCAACCACGGCGGCGAACTGAAACTGTACTTCGGCACCGATCGCATCATCCAGTGGCAAGGGGGAACGGTTGCCTATGCCACTTCGGTCAAAAGCGTGCCTGCGGTCCTATCGTCGGCGCGAAATCACGGACTGGAAAACTATCCCGATTTCTATACCGTCAACAGCGCCGAAGCGACCCAGATCATGGGTGTTGCCAGCGACATCCTTCGATACATGGCCGAAGGTCCGCTAAGCATCGCCCAGCCTTATCAGATCACCGACGATCCCAAGTCGATCGCGGACAAAATGAAAGGCGACCTTCGTGGGCTGCCGACCAGCTTGGTGTACAGCACCGAAGTGGTCCGGCCTCTGACTCCTGTCTACGACCTGATGTCGCAAGACGGCGTCACGGACCAGGGACTGCGAAACGCGGTCGACTATTTGTTCGAAGCATTGACGTTTCGGCCTCCTGAACCGAACGAATCGGACGCGTACGTAGAAATCGTCAAACAATCGATCGAAAAGATCGGCAAGCGGGACGGTGTGGTGTTGGGACTGTCATCGATCTTCTTGGATCGCGACGCACTGTTCCGACCGGAACTGGCCAACGAGGGCACCCCGGATTCCTACGGCCGCGTCATGCTGCAGGACTGGGAACTGGGCATGGCGGTCAATCATGCGCTGCGATACATCCGACCGGACGAACAGCTGCGCAGTGCTGTGACCCAAGGCCGCATGCGCACCAGGGCCGACGTGAAAAGGGAAGTCGAGCGAATCTTGGCCGACGACAGCATTCGAAAGCCTCGGATCTTGCGTTTCTTTCGGGACTACTTCGATTACGACTTGGCCGGTTACATCTGCAAAGATTTGAAAGCGCTTGCCGAGACCGGGGCCAGCAATCGCGGACAGGCTCACTACAATGCGATGTTCGATGCCGCAGCCAGCACCGACCGGCTAATTGAACTGATTCTGCAACAGGACCAAGATGTCCTGAAACAACTGCTGACCACCGACAAGGTCGTGGCCACCCCGACCGATCGCGTCTATTTCGGCAGCAAACGTACCCCCGAAGAAATCGCAGCGTCTGTTGCCGCCGAAAAGAAGGTACTGGCCGCCGCGGCAAAGAAGGCAGCCGCCGAACTGGAGGCCTGGAAACTGGCCAATCCCGGGAAAGAACCGCCGGAAACGAAAAAGAAACGGTCGACGGTCAATCATAACGTCGACCAAGCACATCTTGCCGGTCCCGAAATCTTTGCACGAGTGAGTCGGCGCAGCTTCGGCAGAGGATCGATGAAACCGGAACGGATGCTGACGACCGCTCCCGAAGGCCAACGCATGGGCATCCTGACCCACCCCAGTTGGCTGGTGTCCCATTCCGACGCCATGGACAATCACGCCATCCGCCGCGGTCGTTGGATCCACGAACGACTGCTCGGTGGCGGTATTCCCGATGTGCCGATTACCGTCGACGCAATGCTGCCGGACGAACCCAAGAGCACACTGCGTGAACGGATGCGGGTCACTCGGGAAGACTATTGCTGGACCTGCCACCAAAAGATGGATCCACTTGGTTTGCCGTTCGAAATGTACAACCACGCTGGTCTGTACCGAGAAATCGAACAAGGCAAACCAGTCGATACATCGGGGGAAATCATCGACTCGGGTGATCCGGCGTTGGACGGCAAAGTCACAAACGCCATCGATCTGATCCAACGACTGGCCCAAAGCGAACGCGTCGAACAAGTCTTCGTCCGCCACGCCTTCCGATTCTGGATGGGCCGCAACGAAACCCTGAACGACGCTCCCGTTTTACAGGAAGCTCACCGGGCTTACCGAGATAGCGGCGGCAGCATGAATGCACTGTTGGTTTCGCTGCTGACTTCCGACGCGTTTCTATACCGCACGCCAAGCCGACCAGTCGTTGCCGAAGCCAGTTCCGATGACTAG